In Deltaproteobacteria bacterium, the genomic stretch AGGGGCATGGAAGGGGGAAAAGGAGGAGAGGCGGTCTGGTCCCTTGTGGGCCTGTGTCTCGAGAAAGCGGGCATTGCCTCCTTCTTCCGTACCCTGGGGGCCCACATCCACGGTGCAGTCGTGGATTCCCGGGTCTTTTTCCGCCATTTCGGCCTCCATCCCTCGCGAAGAGACCGGTTCTCCTCCGATATCCTCCAACCAGAGGAGATCGCCGACCCCTGGGTGCGGTTGCTTACCGAGGCCGCGAGGGAATGCCCCATCCCGGTGATTCTCGGCGGGCATACCCTGGTCTCAGGGGGTCTCTACATTCTGGCAGAGGCGGCATGGAAAAAGACCGGAAGGCCTCTGATCCGGGATGTGGAGCAATTTCACCATAGAGGTGGAGAAGGAAAACCTCCGGCTGTGGCAAACGGCCTCTCACCCGTGGAAGGAGACGGAAAATGGCTGTACCAGACTACGGCAACCTTGTCTTTGGGAAGGACCTGAAAGAGATAGACCCCGCGATCCAGGAACTGATCGACCTGGAAGAGGAACGGCAGACTCGCAAGATCATCCTAATCCCCTCGGAATCTCTCTGCCCTCTCCCGGTCAGAGAGGCCCTCGGTTCGGTCTTCACCAGTGTATATGCCGAAGGCTATCCCCCGAGGAGCATGACCCTCGATTCGGAAGAACGGCTCGGGGATTTGGCCCATCAGCTCGCCTACTACCGCCGTTACGGTGACAGGCGCTTCTACAAGGGCTGCGACTACGTCCACTTCCTGGAGACCCTGGCACAGAGGAGAATCGCCAAGTGCTTCGCCAATCCCCGGGTCGGAGCCGAAGACATATTCGTCAACGTGCAGCCCCTTGCCGGAGCTCCTGCTAACAACGCGGTTTACGAGGCCTTTGTCGAACCCGGCGACACGGTGATGGGCATGTCTCTCTCCCACGGCGGCCATCTGACCCATGGAAGTGAGTTCAATCGATCCGGCAAGCGATACCACATCGTCTCGTACGAGGTCAGCAGGGCAAGAGAGAGACTCGACTATGAGGCCATCATGAAGCTCGCCCTCGAGGCACGACCCAAGATGATCATCGCCGGGTACACCTCTTATCCCTGGGCTCCGGATTGGAGGAAGTTCAGAGAGATCGCCGATGCGGTTGGAGCGATCCTCCTGGCAGACATCTCCCATACAGCGGGGATGGCCATCGCCGGTGTCTACCCGAACCCGGTGGGGATAGCCGATGTGACGACCTTTACCACCCACAAGACCATCTTCGGCCCGAGGGGGGCCGTCATCCTCACGACGGATGAAGAAAAAGCCCAGAAAATCGACACGGCCGTCTTCCCCGGCGAGCAGGGCGGGCCCCACGTCAATAAGTTCGCAGCCATGGCCGTTGCTTTCAAGATAACCCAGACAAGGGCCTTCAGGGAGATCCAGAGGCGGATCGTCGAAAATGCCGGGGCTCTGGCTG encodes the following:
- a CDS encoding serine hydroxymethyltransferase; translated protein: MAVPDYGNLVFGKDLKEIDPAIQELIDLEEERQTRKIILIPSESLCPLPVREALGSVFTSVYAEGYPPRSMTLDSEERLGDLAHQLAYYRRYGDRRFYKGCDYVHFLETLAQRRIAKCFANPRVGAEDIFVNVQPLAGAPANNAVYEAFVEPGDTVMGMSLSHGGHLTHGSEFNRSGKRYHIVSYEVSRARERLDYEAIMKLALEARPKMIIAGYTSYPWAPDWRKFREIADAVGAILLADISHTAGMAIAGVYPNPVGIADVTTFTTHKTIFGPRGAVILTTDEEKAQKIDTAVFPGEQGGPHVNKFAAMAVAFKITQTRAFREIQRRIVENAGALAAALKQRGIRLAYGGTDTHLLVIDLNAVKTQTGFPLKGEIAARILDLCGIVVNKNTIPGDATAADASGIRLGTPWVTQRGMGTEEMDRLADMIHRLLTAIQPFQYIGLTGILPRGKIDLDVLEGIKREAIELGEKARGEGGSQRSGYPHFALYPQDGTSRVPLFEPGGAERDDTTSQRASARHLLLDLSDMGIIEVKGDRTAPFLEELTTVDILGLKPGGRRHAAVLDRHGKIIDDVCVVRLSRDSLGRDRYWVLTNPENTEKIKAWFRGISDGYVLFDEADIFKKVEGPVVVEDLSEVEPSRRKTVFAL